One region of Amphiprion ocellaris isolate individual 3 ecotype Okinawa chromosome 9, ASM2253959v1, whole genome shotgun sequence genomic DNA includes:
- the LOC111572511 gene encoding LOW QUALITY PROTEIN: sialic acid-binding Ig-like lectin 12 (The sequence of the model RefSeq protein was modified relative to this genomic sequence to represent the inferred CDS: deleted 1 base in 1 codon; substituted 1 base at 1 genomic stop codon): MFVLIWTTALLFVRGSVAETGASAEKQHCVNXHCVTLSEGELTAEVGLCVVIPCSFTTGSGFTIRAMVWYKCETTNKTGDSDMIFHSNNKNNKNLQPGFQGRALLLEPDLRQNVCSIIINDLWESDSGSYELRVNGLLNGTRREFIFHPRATVSVKGLTQKPSVMIPPLTEGQQATLTCTAPGLCSGSRPKISWTWREAGGKESDIPRSIASFRTEGLTAGTKRHSSSLTISPSAEHHGTKITCKVSFKGGPTTEETLTLNVNYVKEVQITGNRNLKKGETLNLTCSVESFPPCFVVWTKRNHIGSLIKN; the protein is encoded by the exons ATGTTTGTTCTCATCTGGACAACCGCACTTCTCTTTGTTAGAGGCAGTGTTGCTGAAACAG GCGCATCAgctgaaaaacaacactgtGTAAATTGACACTGTGTCACTCTCAGTGAGGGAGAACTAACAGCAGAGGTTGGACTCTGTGTGGTGATTCCGTGTTCTTTCACTACTGGTTCTGGCTTCACAATCCGAGCTATGGTTTGGTACAAATGTGAGACAACTAACAAAACG GGTGATTCTGACATGATATTTCActccaacaacaaaaacaacaaaaatcttcaGCCGGGATTTCAAGGAAGAGCATTACTGTTGGAGCCTGATTTGAGACAAAATGTCTGCAGCATCATAATAAATGACCTCTGGGAGTCTGACAGTGGATCGTATGAGCTCAGAGTTAACGGTTTGCTGAATGGGACACGAAGAGAATTTATATTTCATCCAAGAGCAACTGTCTCCGTTAAAG GTCTCACTCAGAAACCCTCAGTGATGATTCCTCCACTAACAGAAGGACAACAAGCCACACTGACCTGCACTGCTCCTGGTCTCTGCTCTGGATCTCGGCCTAAAATCTCCTGGACGTGGAGAGAAGCAGGAGGGAAGGAGTCTGACATTCCAAGAAGCATTGCTTCTTTCAGAACTGAGGGTCTGACTGCTGGGACAAAGAGACACAGCTCATCTCTGACCATTAGTCCTTCTGCCGAACATCACGGTACCAAGATCACCTGTAAGGTCAGCTTTAAAGGTGGCCCAACTACAGAGGAGACTTTGACTTTGAACGTGAACT ATGTGAAGGAAGTTCAAATAACTGGGAACAGGAACCTGAAGAAGGGGGAGACTCTGAATCTGACCTGCAGTGTGGAAAGTTTCCCTCCATGCTTTGTTGTATGGACCAAACGCAATCACATTGGCAGCCTGATCAAAAACTGA